Proteins encoded together in one Vallitalea longa window:
- the pheS gene encoding phenylalanine--tRNA ligase subunit alpha, which produces MKDKLQAIKEEALKSIDEATDLKVINDIRVNILGKKGELTSVLRGMKDLSKDERPVIGQLANEVRNIIEQKLEEAKVDLGKKQREKQLTEEVIDVTMPAKKNVLGHRHPMNIVLEDIKNIFIGMGYEIAEGPEVEKDYYNFEALNIPENHPAKDEQDTFYINKDIVLRTQTSPVQIRVMENQKPPIRILAPGKVYRSDEVDASHSPVFTQIEGLVVDKNITMADLKGALEIFAKELYGEKVKVKFRPHHFPFTEPSAEVDVSCVMCGGKGCRVCKNTGWIEILGCGMVHPKVLEMVGIDPKEYSGFAFGMGLERITMLRYGINDIRLFYDNDVRFLSQF; this is translated from the coding sequence ATGAAAGATAAGTTACAGGCTATTAAAGAAGAAGCTTTAAAAAGTATTGATGAAGCAACAGACCTAAAAGTTATTAACGATATTAGAGTTAATATCTTAGGTAAAAAAGGTGAGTTGACTAGTGTTCTTAGAGGAATGAAAGATTTATCTAAGGATGAAAGACCAGTAATAGGACAATTAGCTAATGAGGTTAGAAACATAATAGAGCAAAAGTTAGAGGAAGCAAAAGTTGACTTAGGTAAAAAACAAAGAGAAAAGCAATTGACAGAAGAGGTCATTGATGTTACTATGCCAGCCAAGAAAAATGTTTTGGGACATAGACATCCAATGAATATTGTACTTGAAGATATTAAAAATATTTTCATAGGAATGGGATATGAGATAGCTGAAGGACCAGAAGTTGAAAAGGACTATTATAATTTTGAAGCCCTTAACATACCTGAAAACCATCCTGCCAAGGACGAACAAGATACATTCTATATTAATAAAGATATAGTTCTTAGAACTCAGACATCTCCTGTGCAGATAAGGGTTATGGAAAATCAAAAACCTCCTATCAGGATATTGGCTCCTGGTAAAGTTTATCGTTCAGATGAAGTTGATGCTTCACATTCACCTGTATTTACTCAAATAGAAGGTTTGGTGGTTGATAAAAATATCACTATGGCGGATCTAAAAGGTGCACTTGAAATATTTGCAAAAGAACTTTATGGTGAAAAAGTTAAAGTGAAATTCAGACCTCATCATTTTCCATTTACAGAACCTAGTGCGGAAGTAGATGTATCATGTGTAATGTGTGGTGGAAAAGGATGTCGTGTTTGTAAAAATACTGGTTGGATAGAGATTCTAGGTTGTGGTATGGTTCATCCGAAAGTACTTGAAATGGTAGGTATAGATCCAAAAGAGTATAGTGGATTTGCTTTTGGTATGGGACTTGAACGTATAACAATGTTGAGATATGGAATTAATGATATTCGTTTGTTCTATGATAACGATGTAAGGTTCTTATCTCAATTCTAG
- the pheT gene encoding phenylalanine--tRNA ligase subunit beta encodes MNVPMQWLNDYVEIDCDIDTFTDGMTMSGSNVDGYEELGKEISKVVVGKILKIEKHPDADKLVVTQVDVGEETIQIVTGANNINEGDYVPIALNGSTLPNDIKIKKGKLRGIESNGMMCSVEELGLTKEDFPDAPEDGIYIFDKEYDLGMDVKSIFGLDDIVVEYEITSNRPDCFSILGIAREAAATFSKDFKYPEIKVEEVGGNADDYVKIEIDDKELCARFAGRVVKNLKIGPSPRWMRKRLLSCGVRPINNIVDITNFVMLEFGQPMHAYDLDKLQGKKVIARRAKDDEKIMTLDGEERTLDSSMLVIADENRAVSIAGVMGGEETKVTEDTTTLLFEAANFEGTNIRFTSRKLGLRSDSSAKFEKYLDPNNIDEAINRACQLINMLDAGEVVSGMVDVYPVKRTEKEVPYTKEGINKLLGTDLSDEEMIKFFEKVDLKVDTEKGVVVAPTFRPDIEREADLAEEVARIYGYNNIPVTLATGTPTVGKKSYKQKIEDITRSVMEDCGLNEAMTYSFESPKVFDKIKLDKNDPLRKTVTISNPLGEDFSIMRTTTVNGMLTALASNYNRRNESASLYELSYVYLPKDADIKELPDERMQLTIGMYGDVDFYHIKGVVETLLDRLGIYQGYEYNPDASVSYLHPGRQAKITINTKDLGIIGEVHPDVADNYNIDTRAYLAVIDMPLLVKKSSLDRSFEPLAKYPAVNRDLALLAKTEVLVGQIEAIIKQRGGKILKDIKLFDVYTGSQIEEGYKSLAFSLTFRANDHTLKEKEISKTMNKILNGLENMLDVKLRQ; translated from the coding sequence ATGAACGTACCTATGCAGTGGTTGAATGACTACGTTGAAATTGATTGTGATATAGATACTTTTACTGACGGAATGACAATGTCAGGTTCTAATGTAGATGGATATGAAGAGTTAGGTAAAGAAATCAGCAAAGTTGTGGTTGGTAAGATATTAAAGATCGAAAAGCATCCTGATGCTGATAAATTAGTTGTGACACAAGTTGATGTAGGAGAAGAAACTATACAGATCGTTACTGGAGCCAATAACATCAATGAAGGGGATTATGTGCCTATAGCCCTTAATGGTTCTACATTACCTAATGATATAAAGATTAAAAAAGGGAAATTAAGAGGAATTGAATCTAATGGTATGATGTGTTCTGTTGAAGAATTAGGTTTGACAAAAGAAGATTTTCCAGATGCACCAGAAGATGGTATCTACATCTTCGATAAAGAATATGATTTAGGTATGGATGTAAAAAGCATCTTTGGCTTAGATGATATTGTAGTTGAATATGAGATTACATCTAATCGTCCTGACTGCTTTAGTATTTTAGGTATCGCACGTGAGGCAGCTGCTACTTTCTCAAAGGATTTCAAATATCCAGAGATCAAAGTGGAAGAAGTTGGTGGCAATGCTGATGATTATGTCAAGATTGAAATAGATGATAAAGAGTTATGCGCTAGATTTGCTGGAAGAGTTGTTAAGAACCTTAAAATAGGACCATCTCCACGATGGATGAGAAAAAGACTATTATCATGTGGGGTTAGACCTATCAATAACATAGTTGATATAACTAATTTCGTTATGTTAGAATTTGGTCAGCCTATGCATGCTTATGATTTAGATAAATTACAAGGTAAAAAAGTTATCGCAAGACGTGCAAAAGATGATGAAAAGATTATGACACTAGATGGAGAAGAAAGAACTCTAGATTCATCGATGCTTGTTATAGCTGATGAGAATAGAGCAGTTTCCATAGCTGGTGTTATGGGTGGAGAAGAGACTAAAGTAACTGAAGATACTACTACATTACTATTTGAAGCAGCTAATTTCGAAGGAACTAATATTCGTTTTACATCTAGAAAATTAGGGCTTCGTTCGGATTCTTCTGCTAAGTTTGAAAAATATCTGGATCCAAATAATATTGATGAAGCAATCAATAGAGCATGTCAGTTGATTAATATGTTAGATGCTGGTGAAGTTGTATCTGGAATGGTTGATGTTTATCCTGTAAAGAGAACAGAAAAAGAAGTTCCTTATACAAAAGAAGGAATCAACAAGTTATTGGGAACGGATTTATCAGATGAAGAAATGATTAAGTTCTTTGAAAAAGTAGATCTTAAAGTTGATACAGAAAAAGGTGTAGTTGTTGCACCTACATTTAGACCAGATATTGAAAGAGAAGCTGATTTGGCTGAAGAAGTTGCACGTATATATGGTTATAATAATATACCTGTTACTCTTGCAACAGGTACTCCAACTGTGGGTAAAAAAAGTTATAAGCAAAAGATTGAAGATATTACAAGGTCTGTTATGGAAGACTGCGGTTTAAATGAAGCTATGACATATTCATTTGAAAGTCCAAAAGTATTTGATAAAATTAAACTTGATAAAAATGATCCATTAAGAAAAACTGTAACTATCTCTAACCCTCTTGGAGAAGATTTCAGTATTATGCGTACGACTACAGTTAATGGAATGCTTACAGCATTAGCAAGCAATTATAATAGAAGAAATGAATCAGCTAGTCTATATGAATTATCATATGTATATCTTCCAAAAGATGCTGATATTAAGGAACTTCCTGATGAAAGAATGCAATTGACAATTGGTATGTATGGAGATGTTGATTTCTATCATATTAAAGGTGTAGTTGAAACACTTTTAGATAGATTAGGAATTTATCAAGGTTATGAATATAACCCTGATGCATCTGTAAGTTACCTACATCCAGGAAGACAAGCAAAAATTACTATAAATACTAAAGATCTAGGAATCATTGGAGAAGTTCATCCTGATGTAGCTGATAATTATAATATTGACACTAGAGCATATTTAGCTGTAATCGATATGCCTTTATTAGTTAAGAAATCTAGTCTAGATCGTTCATTTGAACCATTAGCTAAATATCCAGCAGTCAATAGAGATTTAGCTCTTCTTGCTAAAACAGAAGTTCTAGTTGGTCAGATAGAAGCTATAATCAAACAACGTGGAGGTAAAATATTAAAAGACATTAAGCTGTTTGATGTTTATACTGGTTCTCAAATAGAAGAAGGATATAAATCATTAGCATTCTCACTTACTTTTAGAGCTAATGACCATACTTTAAAAGAAAAAGAAATAAGTAAAACAATGAATAAAATTCTTAACGGTCTTGAAAACATGTTAGATGTTAAATTAAGACAGTAG
- a CDS encoding basic amino acid ABC transporter substrate-binding protein, which translates to MKKKIISISLLLILALSMTLFAGCGKKDTNTTADNEGVQKETENTGDTDTTDKADNTETKDVIVMGTNAEFPPFESVEGGEYVGFDIDISKKIAEKLGMELKVENMQFSSLVAALQTKKVDFVAAGMTYTEEKAKEVNFSDNYFTTTQVIIVKKDNDTIKSKEDLVGKKIGVQAGTTGEEESRKIEDATVESYDAGYAAVMNLTNGNIDAVVIDQKPAERFVANNDKIMILEEELTTESYAIAVNKDNEELLNTINEVFKELHENGEYDVLYNKYFGEEEVDSTEAE; encoded by the coding sequence ATGAAAAAGAAAATTATAAGCATTAGTTTATTATTAATATTAGCACTATCTATGACATTATTTGCTGGGTGCGGTAAGAAAGATACAAATACAACAGCAGATAATGAAGGAGTTCAAAAAGAAACAGAAAATACAGGTGACACAGATACAACAGATAAGGCGGATAATACAGAAACAAAAGATGTTATTGTTATGGGTACTAACGCTGAATTCCCACCATTTGAAAGTGTTGAAGGTGGAGAGTATGTAGGATTTGATATTGATATATCAAAAAAAATTGCAGAAAAACTTGGTATGGAATTAAAAGTTGAAAATATGCAATTCAGTTCATTAGTTGCAGCACTACAAACAAAAAAAGTAGATTTTGTTGCAGCAGGTATGACTTATACTGAAGAAAAAGCAAAAGAGGTTAATTTCTCTGATAATTATTTCACTACGACTCAAGTAATCATTGTGAAAAAAGATAATGATACCATTAAGTCAAAAGAAGATTTAGTTGGTAAAAAGATTGGTGTGCAAGCTGGAACTACTGGTGAAGAGGAATCTAGAAAAATAGAAGATGCTACAGTTGAATCATATGATGCGGGTTATGCTGCTGTGATGAATTTGACTAATGGAAATATTGATGCTGTTGTAATCGATCAAAAACCAGCAGAGAGATTTGTTGCTAATAATGATAAAATCATGATTCTGGAAGAAGAATTGACAACAGAATCTTATGCTATTGCAGTCAATAAAGATAATGAAGAATTATTGAATACTATAAATGAAGTATTTAAAGAATTACATGAAAATGGAGAATATGACGTTTTATATAATAAATACTTCGGCGAAGAAGAAGTAGATTCAACAGAAGCAGAATAA
- a CDS encoding amino acid ABC transporter permease: MNFLMINISEITEYFNHFFQLVFGPENGPGSYPRYMYWLQGIKFSLQLTLLAAIIGIAIGIFIAMCKLSKRKFIRFFAGLYIDLIRGTPVLIQILFIYMVVFASSGLPKLVIGAIAFGINSGAYVSEIIRAGIQGLDKGQMEAARSLGMPYGMAMKNIIIPQAIRNILPTLVNEFIVLLKETSVIGYIAGNDILKANNIIIGQTYSAVEPLMTSAVIYLILTSIFTFIMRKIERRLRAGDTR, from the coding sequence GTGAATTTTTTAATGATTAATATATCAGAGATAACTGAATACTTCAATCACTTCTTCCAATTGGTTTTTGGACCAGAGAATGGACCAGGAAGTTATCCGAGATATATGTATTGGTTACAAGGTATAAAGTTTTCTTTACAACTTACTCTTTTAGCAGCAATTATAGGAATTGCTATAGGTATATTTATCGCCATGTGTAAGTTGTCAAAAAGAAAATTCATAAGATTCTTTGCAGGTTTATATATTGATTTAATCAGAGGTACTCCTGTACTTATTCAGATATTGTTTATTTATATGGTAGTATTTGCTTCAAGTGGTTTACCAAAGCTTGTGATTGGTGCTATAGCATTTGGTATTAATAGTGGTGCGTATGTTTCTGAGATAATAAGAGCTGGTATACAAGGTTTGGACAAAGGACAAATGGAAGCAGCTAGATCGCTTGGTATGCCCTATGGAATGGCAATGAAAAACATAATTATTCCCCAGGCAATAAGAAATATTTTACCAACATTAGTTAATGAATTCATTGTGCTTCTAAAAGAAACGTCTGTCATAGGATATATAGCTGGTAATGATATATTGAAGGCTAATAATATAATAATAGGACAGACATATTCAGCTGTCGAACCATTGATGACATCTGCAGTAATATATTTGATATTGACATCAATATTTACATTCATAATGAGAAAAATCGAGAGGAGGTTGAGAGCTGGTGATACGCGTTAA